One segment of Paenibacillus sp. FSL R7-0337 DNA contains the following:
- a CDS encoding DEAD/DEAH box helicase, translating to MNIAARFVQRFRDYDNRNMLSVYRDKTEQIRKRNLQTWDDIKLQEESLRLQHAAQSGIALDELLVDAYSLVCEAASRTLGLQPYDVQIMAAIALHERMLIEQHTGEGKTLSAVMPAYLNALTGKGVHVLTFNDYLARRDAQWMGPIYRFLGLSVDSVQAGMSLSEKRAAYRSDITYVTAKEAGFDYLRDSIALTETATVHRPFHYVIVDEADSLLLDEARVPLVISGESEVSHSEDMRYADLARQLLPGEHYDYDEFQRNVYLNDAGAAQVEELLGCGNLYDSRNSQLLTSLNCALHVETLLTKDIDYIVRGGAIELIEEYTGRVAENRYLPDGLQAALTAKEGLKWTAGGKILGTITIQHFISLYPEICGMTATACASAMEFKDIYALQVVEIPPNQPNIRVDHPHRIYTHKEAKYLALVQEITSVHREGRPMLIGTASVEESDMLAEALAVAGVPAQVLNAKNDVEEAAIIAKAGELGAVTVSTNMAGRGVDIRLGGGDPAQAEAVARLGGLYVIGTHVNESVRIDNQLRGRSGRQGDPGASVFYISLEDDLMRRFSSPTPGHALRQEEAIEERELSRKIASIQQIVMSQNFDIHNELNRYSDMIEDQRRILYTERLSILLGEQPMSPAQQRVRLFYIDECWADHLAFVSYLREGIHLESIASRSPIDEFHTQITGAFDQIPDKIERAAEAMLVRLGGSNDPAEWERLGLKSPASTRTYIINDQYLQNKRSSWTGTTVVAFWLRPIAQKLLSPFIKGPKY from the coding sequence ATGAATATAGCTGCTAGATTCGTGCAACGTTTCAGAGATTACGATAACCGGAATATGCTTAGTGTCTACCGGGACAAAACAGAGCAAATCCGCAAACGTAATTTGCAGACCTGGGATGACATTAAGCTTCAGGAGGAGTCCCTCCGGCTCCAGCACGCCGCCCAATCCGGCATAGCTCTGGACGAGCTGCTTGTCGATGCCTATTCATTAGTCTGTGAGGCGGCCTCAAGAACACTTGGATTACAGCCTTATGATGTCCAGATCATGGCCGCTATCGCCCTGCACGAGCGAATGCTGATTGAGCAGCACACGGGTGAAGGCAAAACCCTCTCAGCCGTAATGCCGGCCTATCTGAATGCGCTGACCGGCAAAGGCGTGCATGTGCTGACCTTCAATGATTATCTGGCCCGGCGGGATGCACAGTGGATGGGTCCCATCTACCGCTTCCTGGGACTATCGGTGGATTCGGTTCAAGCGGGCATGAGCCTGAGCGAGAAACGGGCGGCCTACAGGAGCGATATCACCTATGTTACGGCAAAAGAAGCAGGGTTCGACTACTTGCGGGACAGTATAGCACTCACGGAAACCGCTACGGTACACCGCCCTTTCCACTACGTCATCGTGGACGAAGCTGATTCCCTGCTGCTTGATGAAGCGCGGGTCCCGCTTGTCATCAGCGGAGAATCCGAGGTTAGCCATAGCGAAGATATGCGATACGCAGATCTGGCCCGGCAGCTTCTGCCTGGGGAGCATTATGATTATGATGAATTTCAGCGTAACGTGTATCTGAACGATGCAGGTGCTGCCCAAGTGGAGGAACTGCTGGGTTGCGGTAATCTCTATGATAGCCGGAACAGTCAGCTGCTAACCTCACTGAATTGTGCGCTGCATGTGGAGACCTTATTAACGAAGGACATTGATTACATTGTCCGTGGCGGTGCTATCGAGCTGATCGAAGAATATACGGGACGCGTGGCCGAGAACCGGTATTTGCCGGACGGGCTGCAAGCCGCACTGACTGCCAAAGAAGGACTGAAATGGACCGCAGGCGGGAAAATTCTCGGTACAATCACTATTCAACACTTCATAAGCCTATATCCGGAAATCTGCGGAATGACCGCTACGGCCTGCGCCTCAGCTATGGAATTCAAGGATATCTATGCTCTGCAGGTGGTGGAGATTCCGCCGAATCAGCCGAACATCCGGGTAGACCACCCTCACCGGATTTACACTCACAAGGAAGCCAAGTACCTGGCGCTCGTACAAGAGATCACTTCTGTCCACCGGGAGGGACGGCCTATGCTAATCGGAACTGCAAGCGTGGAGGAGTCGGATATGCTGGCTGAAGCGCTTGCGGTTGCCGGTGTTCCCGCTCAGGTCCTCAATGCAAAGAACGACGTCGAGGAAGCCGCAATTATTGCCAAAGCGGGCGAACTCGGCGCCGTAACAGTCTCTACGAATATGGCGGGACGCGGGGTTGATATCCGCCTCGGCGGCGGCGATCCGGCACAGGCCGAGGCTGTCGCCAGGCTGGGCGGATTATATGTCATTGGCACCCATGTGAACGAAAGCGTGCGGATTGACAACCAGCTCCGCGGACGTTCTGGCCGCCAGGGCGATCCAGGGGCTTCTGTCTTCTATATCAGCCTGGAAGATGACCTGATGCGCCGCTTCAGCTCCCCTACCCCAGGCCATGCGCTCAGACAGGAGGAAGCTATTGAAGAACGGGAGCTCAGCCGCAAGATCGCAAGTATTCAGCAGATTGTAATGAGCCAGAACTTCGATATCCATAACGAGCTGAACCGTTATTCGGATATGATCGAGGACCAGAGGCGGATTCTCTACACGGAGCGGCTCAGCATCCTGCTGGGCGAGCAGCCGATGAGCCCTGCGCAGCAGCGGGTACGGCTGTTCTATATCGATGAATGCTGGGCTGACCATCTGGCCTTCGTCTCCTATCTCCGCGAAGGCATTCACCTGGAGAGCATCGCCAGCCGCAGCCCGATCGATGAATTTCATACGCAGATTACCGGAGCATTCGATCAGATTCCGGATAAGATCGAACGTGCGGCAGAGGCTATGCTGGTCAGGCTCGGCGGGTCCAATGATCCGGCTGAATGGGAACGATTGGGACTTAAGAGCCCTGCTTCGACCCGGACTTATATTATTAATGATCAATATCTCCAGAATAAGCGCAGCTCATGGACGGGAACGACCGTCGTAGCTTTTTGGCTTCGTCCAATTGCACAAAAGCTATTGTCCCCCTTCATTAAGGGGCCGAAATACTAA
- a CDS encoding glucose 1-dehydrogenase has protein sequence MTKHSELLLKDKVVMITGAGRGIGAAAAKWFAVQGASVMLVSRTESELRALRDEITAAGGQAEYFTADLAEAGGAGEAVNATVRQYGRLNAAFNNAGIGVTVSSLVDEKEEDFDLIQSVNYKGVWLCMKAQITAMLKTSGSGAIVNTSSVGSLKGNPGLGAYGASKRGVNSLTQTAAIEYGPAGIRVNAIAPGTTMTDMIQQWVSINPEIIEQISAKTPLRRPAEPIEVAQAAAWLLSDQASFVTGVILPVDGGLSA, from the coding sequence ATGACAAAACATTCTGAACTATTATTGAAGGACAAGGTGGTAATGATTACGGGTGCCGGACGGGGGATCGGGGCTGCGGCAGCAAAGTGGTTTGCCGTGCAGGGCGCTTCGGTGATGCTCGTCTCACGGACAGAATCTGAGCTGCGTGCACTCAGAGATGAGATTACAGCAGCCGGAGGTCAGGCGGAATATTTCACAGCCGATCTGGCAGAAGCGGGCGGCGCTGGGGAAGCGGTCAATGCCACAGTAAGGCAGTATGGCCGGCTTAATGCCGCTTTCAACAACGCTGGTATCGGAGTCACCGTATCCTCTTTGGTCGATGAGAAAGAAGAGGATTTCGACCTGATTCAGTCTGTAAACTATAAAGGGGTCTGGCTGTGCATGAAAGCCCAGATTACAGCAATGTTGAAAACCTCCGGATCAGGCGCGATTGTCAATACCAGCAGTGTCGGCAGCTTAAAGGGCAATCCGGGCTTGGGTGCTTACGGTGCCTCCAAACGCGGAGTTAACAGCCTCACGCAAACAGCTGCCATCGAATACGGACCGGCAGGCATTCGGGTCAACGCCATCGCCCCCGGCACAACTATGACAGATATGATTCAACAATGGGTCTCCATCAATCCTGAGATTATCGAGCAAATCAGTGCCAAGACGCCCCTCCGGCGTCCGGCTGAACCCATAGAAGTCGCACAGGCTGCGGCCTGGTTACTTAGTGATCAAGCCTCCTTCGTGACAGGGGTCATTCTGCCGGTAGACGGCGGACTGAGTGCCTAA
- a CDS encoding helix-turn-helix transcriptional regulator — MDDNERRLALGNFLRKLRSSISPHDAGLSAGGRRRTQGLRREEVAQLANIGLSWYTRLEQGRDISPSVGVLESLASALKLTPNERRHLFLLSGESLPPQLAAAEEKISPYVQKMLDEFSPNPAYVIGRRYDFLAWNAAAEAVFMISRPSPPHDYNLMWRQFTDPVWREGSEDWETVSQRIVAEFQTSRARYLEDVSFSQFIADLKNVSSDFARMWQGHEAPSSLDGYKKLLHPALGVLEFEQINLQFPNDPDQRIMLYLPDTATKARLEQNLMASTNKRPF; from the coding sequence TTGGATGATAATGAACGCCGTTTAGCCTTAGGGAATTTTCTGCGGAAGTTAAGATCCTCGATCTCGCCGCATGATGCTGGACTGTCTGCCGGGGGCCGCCGCCGGACACAAGGTTTACGCCGAGAAGAAGTTGCTCAACTCGCGAATATAGGACTTTCGTGGTATACGCGGCTTGAGCAGGGGCGTGATATCAGCCCTTCAGTCGGTGTACTGGAGAGTCTGGCTTCGGCCCTTAAGCTAACACCCAATGAGCGCAGGCATCTTTTTCTGCTGTCAGGAGAGTCACTACCGCCTCAACTGGCTGCAGCTGAAGAGAAGATCAGCCCGTATGTTCAGAAGATGCTGGACGAATTCAGCCCGAATCCTGCTTATGTAATCGGGAGGAGGTATGATTTTCTGGCCTGGAATGCAGCGGCGGAAGCTGTATTTATGATTAGCCGGCCGTCACCGCCGCATGATTACAATTTGATGTGGCGCCAGTTCACTGACCCTGTCTGGAGAGAGGGTTCAGAGGATTGGGAGACGGTCTCCCAGAGAATTGTAGCTGAGTTCCAGACATCGCGAGCCCGTTATTTGGAGGATGTTTCATTTAGCCAATTCATTGCTGATCTTAAGAATGTAAGCTCAGATTTCGCAAGGATGTGGCAGGGGCACGAGGCACCGAGCAGTCTTGACGGCTACAAGAAGCTGCTTCACCCTGCACTTGGAGTGCTGGAGTTTGAACAAATTAACCTCCAGTTCCCCAATGACCCGGACCAGAGGATTATGCTATATTTGCCGGATACGGCAACGAAAGCCCGTTTGGAGCAGAATTTGATGGCAAGCACAAACAAGCGACCCTTCTGA
- a CDS encoding carbohydrate ABC transporter permease produces the protein MAKSKTNSYRNSSLGDRIFDICNTIFMILLVIVTLYPFLNMFALSFNEANDSVRGDIYIWPREWTLRNFEYVFSESNIFFSTFVSAARTVIGTVVSVFCTAMLAYTVSRPEYKLKKFVSVTFIFTMYFSGGLIPGYLLIKELNMLNSFWVYIIPGIIGVFNMIVIRSFIEALPEGLMESAKIDGAGDFITFSRIVLPLTVPALATVSLFVAVYQWNSWFDVFLYNSSTPSLSTLQYELMKMLSTSNTAMSSSSAADAFANAQGNKSTVTPTSIRATMTIVASVPIIIVYPFLQKYFVKGMVVGGVKG, from the coding sequence ATGGCTAAATCCAAAACCAATTCATACCGGAATTCATCGCTTGGTGACCGAATCTTCGATATATGCAATACGATCTTCATGATTCTCTTGGTCATTGTTACCCTCTATCCGTTCCTGAATATGTTTGCTCTATCGTTCAATGAAGCGAATGACTCTGTCCGCGGCGATATTTATATCTGGCCTCGTGAATGGACGCTGCGCAACTTCGAGTATGTATTCAGTGAATCCAACATCTTCTTTTCAACGTTTGTCTCTGCAGCACGGACGGTAATCGGCACTGTGGTCTCCGTATTCTGTACAGCGATGCTGGCCTATACGGTAAGCCGTCCGGAATATAAGCTGAAGAAGTTTGTGTCCGTCACGTTTATTTTCACCATGTACTTCAGCGGCGGTCTGATTCCAGGCTACCTGCTGATCAAAGAGCTGAACATGCTGAACAGCTTCTGGGTCTATATCATTCCGGGCATCATCGGCGTATTTAATATGATCGTCATCCGCTCCTTCATTGAGGCACTGCCTGAGGGACTGATGGAATCGGCCAAAATCGACGGCGCAGGCGACTTCATCACCTTCTCGCGCATTGTGCTTCCGCTGACCGTTCCGGCACTGGCTACCGTCTCCCTGTTCGTAGCGGTCTATCAGTGGAATTCCTGGTTTGACGTCTTCCTGTACAACTCCTCCACGCCAAGCCTGAGTACTCTGCAATACGAGCTGATGAAGATGCTGTCAACATCCAACACCGCGATGTCCAGTTCCTCGGCAGCCGATGCCTTTGCGAACGCGCAGGGCAACAAATCGACCGTTACACCGACCTCTATCCGTGCTACGATGACTATTGTGGCCAGTGTGCCGATTATCATCGTCTATCCATTCCTGCAGAAGTATTTCGTCAAAGGGATGGTTGTCGGCGGGGTCAAAGGCTAA
- a CDS encoding ABC transporter permease subunit: protein MGKTAVQLAKSNNTGTSRFKTFFKELSKQKMLMLMSLPFLLWVIIFKYLPLWGWTIAFQKFKPAKDLFDQKWVGWDNFKFLFQEQQFYRVLRNTLVMSSINLVLGFVTAIVLALLLNELRNVFFKRTVQTISYLPYFISWVVAANIVQMALAPEGIINVLLVKAQLIDHPILWLGEGKYFWGILGVTEVWKNVGWNTIIYLAAITSIDPSQYEAAEIDGASRLQRMFYITLPGIKPVIVLILIMNLGHILESGFEAQYLLGNGMNLDYSENLDIFVLKYGMQMNNFGLATAAGMFKTLVSFIFLIAANNIAKRMGESRLY from the coding sequence GTGGGAAAAACCGCTGTGCAGTTGGCAAAATCGAATAATACCGGTACTTCGCGCTTCAAAACCTTTTTTAAAGAGCTATCTAAACAGAAAATGCTGATGCTGATGTCATTGCCCTTTCTGTTATGGGTGATTATATTCAAATACCTCCCGCTATGGGGATGGACAATTGCTTTTCAGAAATTCAAGCCAGCCAAGGATCTGTTCGACCAGAAGTGGGTCGGCTGGGACAATTTCAAATTCCTGTTCCAGGAACAGCAGTTCTATCGCGTCCTTCGTAATACTCTGGTTATGAGCTCCATTAACCTGGTTCTCGGATTTGTAACGGCCATCGTACTGGCCCTGCTGCTGAATGAGCTGCGCAATGTGTTCTTCAAACGCACCGTGCAGACGATCAGTTACCTGCCTTACTTCATTTCCTGGGTCGTAGCGGCCAATATTGTACAGATGGCACTGGCACCGGAAGGGATCATCAATGTGCTGCTGGTCAAAGCGCAGCTTATTGATCATCCAATTCTGTGGCTGGGCGAAGGCAAGTACTTCTGGGGAATACTCGGGGTTACGGAAGTCTGGAAGAATGTCGGCTGGAATACCATCATCTATCTGGCAGCCATCACCTCCATCGACCCTTCTCAATATGAAGCGGCTGAGATTGACGGGGCATCCCGTCTGCAAAGAATGTTCTATATTACCCTGCCGGGTATCAAGCCGGTTATCGTTCTGATTCTGATCATGAACCTGGGCCATATTCTGGAGTCCGGCTTCGAGGCACAGTACCTGTTAGGTAACGGGATGAACCTCGACTACTCGGAGAATCTGGATATCTTCGTACTGAAGTACGGGATGCAGATGAACAACTTCGGGCTTGCCACCGCAGCGGGTATGTTCAAGACGCTGGTCAGCTTCATCTTCTTGATCGCAGCCAATAATATCGCCAAGCGTATGGGCGAAAGCAGATTGTACTAG
- a CDS encoding ABC transporter substrate-binding protein, whose protein sequence is MRTKKWLQTGLAAVMASALLIAGCSGGNNGNKNSASGNDGEVSTEPVTFTYFGFGANKDTMASDTTIGKKLQEQTGVDWKMEYVVGDGSTKSGVMIAGGDYPDVISPVGELAKLLDAGAYIPLNDLIEKYGPNIKRVYSDYMNKITNEDGNIYILPFTANVNGYLSPPDPSSTFWMQRRVLKEFGYPEVKTLDQYFDLIEKYQAKYPKVDGKDTIGFATFAGTAGEFFTITNQPMHLAGYPNEGGVLVDMESHEAKLYQGTEDEKRWLAKLNEMNGKGLVDPETFTANKDQYLAKLTSGRVLGYVNYSWQINDATNNLRSAGNDDLRYVALPIVFDEGIKDAYVDPPSFVNNRGLGISVSAKDPVRIIKYFDNLLTDENQKLVEWGIEGETYTKNAEGRMVMSEEQLTNRNDNDFKRKFGFAYFDYEWPRYGDNSVYDDGNAHVPFNQPEVAAINYTDGDKTLLKAYNLKTFSDFYAEPVERPWYPAWSIEKEPGSPEQLFSQRAGDLQQKYYPRMVLAAPGQFEKVWSEYLAEYNKLDAKGYEEFMTNKIKDRIDGKW, encoded by the coding sequence ATGCGTACAAAGAAATGGTTGCAAACCGGACTGGCTGCTGTTATGGCTTCAGCCCTCCTCATTGCCGGCTGCTCGGGCGGCAACAACGGGAACAAGAATAGTGCCAGCGGCAACGACGGCGAGGTAAGCACTGAGCCGGTAACGTTCACTTACTTCGGCTTCGGAGCCAACAAGGATACCATGGCCAGTGATACCACCATCGGTAAGAAGCTTCAGGAACAGACAGGTGTAGACTGGAAAATGGAATACGTAGTTGGCGATGGAAGCACCAAGTCCGGGGTTATGATTGCCGGAGGCGATTATCCTGATGTCATCTCTCCAGTCGGCGAGCTCGCCAAGCTGCTCGATGCAGGTGCATACATTCCGCTCAATGATCTGATTGAGAAGTATGGCCCTAACATCAAGCGTGTCTACAGCGATTATATGAACAAGATCACCAATGAAGACGGCAACATCTATATCCTTCCCTTCACTGCAAATGTAAACGGATACTTATCGCCGCCAGATCCAAGCAGTACCTTCTGGATGCAGAGACGCGTCCTTAAGGAATTCGGTTACCCGGAAGTGAAAACGCTTGACCAGTACTTTGACCTGATTGAGAAATACCAAGCTAAGTACCCTAAGGTGGATGGTAAAGACACCATCGGCTTCGCTACTTTCGCCGGTACAGCCGGTGAATTCTTCACCATCACCAACCAGCCCATGCATCTGGCCGGTTATCCGAATGAAGGCGGCGTCCTGGTGGACATGGAGTCTCATGAAGCCAAGCTGTATCAGGGAACCGAAGATGAGAAGCGCTGGCTGGCTAAATTGAACGAAATGAACGGCAAGGGTCTGGTTGACCCTGAGACGTTCACAGCGAACAAAGACCAGTATCTGGCGAAGCTGACCTCCGGCCGTGTACTCGGATATGTCAACTATTCCTGGCAGATCAACGACGCCACGAACAATCTGAGATCCGCCGGTAATGACGATCTGCGTTACGTTGCCCTTCCTATCGTATTTGACGAAGGCATTAAAGATGCTTATGTTGATCCTCCGTCCTTCGTTAACAACCGCGGGCTGGGTATCTCTGTCAGCGCAAAAGATCCGGTCCGCATCATCAAGTATTTCGACAACCTGCTGACCGATGAGAACCAGAAGCTTGTCGAGTGGGGCATTGAAGGCGAAACTTACACTAAGAACGCTGAAGGCCGTATGGTGATGAGCGAAGAACAGCTGACAAACCGCAACGACAATGATTTCAAACGTAAATTCGGCTTCGCTTATTTCGATTATGAATGGCCGCGTTATGGCGACAATTCCGTGTATGATGACGGCAACGCCCACGTTCCGTTCAACCAGCCGGAAGTTGCAGCTATCAACTACACAGATGGCGACAAAACACTGCTGAAGGCATACAACCTGAAGACCTTCTCCGACTTCTATGCCGAGCCGGTAGAGCGTCCATGGTACCCTGCCTGGAGTATTGAGAAAGAACCGGGCTCCCCTGAGCAGCTCTTCAGCCAGAGAGCCGGCGATTTGCAGCAGAAGTACTATCCTCGTATGGTGCTTGCTGCCCCTGGCCAATTTGAAAAGGTCTGGAGTGAATACCTGGCCGAATACAACAAGCTCGATGCTAAGGGCTACGAAGAATTCATGACTAACAAGATCAAGGACCGCATCGACGGCAAATGGTAA